From a region of the Lactuca sativa cultivar Salinas chromosome 4, Lsat_Salinas_v11, whole genome shotgun sequence genome:
- the LOC111886775 gene encoding zinc finger BED domain-containing protein RICESLEEPER 2-like — protein sequence MKCCAHILNLIVQQGLGAIQSEVESIREGVVYWTSTPKRMENFEDAKDGLSLSSKRKLVLDCKTRWNSTYLMLASAIPYKEVFNRLVYKDKSYKQAPSDQDWHLAQVMCEKLKLFYSVTEIFSGVKYPTANLFFPKICEIRMLLQECLISPYVEIKLMAANMIEKFDQYWSFIHGVLAIATILDPRFKMKLIEYYFPKIYGDVSPQEVERIRKLTYELVREYKPYDAKETQSSLNNSEFGLDIDDCGDPLAGFDLFVSTTSTIDTYKSKLDYYLEENVLPRTGDFDILACRKANGLKYPTLQRVVRDVLAIPVSTVASESAFSTGGRHVTLHRNRLHPDTLEALICVQDWLRDEKLGAHSNKEKHLAKFEVIKDDEAGPSFVDFDI from the exons ATGAAATGTTGTGCCCACATATTGAACTTAATTGTTCAACAAGGATTAGGTGCAATTCAAAGTGAAGTAGAGTCTATTCGTGAGGGTGTTGTTTATTGGACCTCAACTCCAAAAAGAATGGAAAATTTTGAGGATGCGAAGGATGGATTGTCTCTTTCAAGTAAGAGAAAGTTAGTTTTAGATTGTAAAACTAGATGGAATTCCACTTATCTAATGCTTGCGAGTGCGATTCCATATAAAGAAGTTTTCAATCGCCTTGTATACAAAGATAAAAGCTACAAGCAAGCACCTAGTGATCAAGATTGGCATTTAGCACAAGTGATGTGTGAGAAGCTCAAACTCTTTTATAGTGTGACTGAAATTTTTTCAGGGGTCAAATATCCCACCGCTAATCTGTTTTTTCCAAAGATTTGTGAGATCCGAATGTTGCTTCAAGAGTGTCTTATATCACCTTATGTGGAGATCAAGTTGATGGCTGCTAATATGATTGAGAAGTTTGACCAATATTGGTCTTTCATTCATGGAGTATTAGCAATAGCCACTATTTTGGACCCACGATTCAAGATGAAGTTGATTGAGTATTATTTTCCCAAAATTTATGGTGATGTGTCCCCACAAGAAGTTGAGAGAATTAGGAAGTTAACTTACGAATTGGTAAGAGAATACAAGCCATATGATGCCAAAGAAACCCAATCTTCTTTGAATAATTCTGAATTTGGCTTGGATATTGATGATTGTGGAGATCCTTTGGCTGGTTTTGATTTATTCGTGAGTACCACATCAACAATTGATACTTACAAATCTAAGTTAGATTATTATTTAGAGGAGAATGTTTTGCCAAGGACCGGGGATTTTGATATTTTAGCATGCCGGAAGGCTAATGGTCTAAAATATCCAACCTTGCAACGAGTTGTTAGAGATGTTTTGGCTATACCGGTGTCTACAGTTGCTTCCGAATCAGCCTTTAGTACCGGTGGAAGACATGTCACTCTACATCGTAATAGACTTCATCCGGATACATTGGAAGCGTTGATTTGTGTACAAGATTGGTTACGGGATGAAAAATTAG GTGCACATTCTAATAAAGAAAAACATCTTGCAAAGTTTGAAGTTATAAAAGATGATGAAGCCGGTCCAAGCTTTGTGGATTTTGATATTTAG